The Arachis ipaensis cultivar K30076 chromosome B07, Araip1.1, whole genome shotgun sequence genome includes a window with the following:
- the LOC107606205 gene encoding vacuolar fusion protein MON1 homolog, with product MCRHKVISLVSAQKASLHPDDMLLLANFVMSSESFRTSELFSPVCLPRYNPSAFLYAYIHYFDADTYLMLLTTSSDAFYHLKDCRILSSKKGFKMQVWDVEKKLEDQLQESKII from the exons ATGTGCAGGCACAAG GTAATCAGTCTTGTTAGTGCTCAGAAAGCTTCCCTTCATCCAGATGATATGCTGCTATTGGCCAACTTTGTTATGTCATCAGAATCCTTTAG GACATCAGAGTTGTTTTCTCCAGTTTGCCTTCCAAGATATAATCCTTCAGCATTTTTGTATGCttatatccattattttgat GCTGACACATACTTGATGCTGCTAACCACTAGTTCAGATGCATTTTATCATCTTAAAGATTGCAG GATCTTGTCCAGTAAGAAAGGATTCAAGATGCAGGTTTGGGATGTAGAAAAGAAGCTGGAAGATCAGTTGCAGGAGTCTAAAATAATATGA